One stretch of Amycolatopsis sp. NBC_00345 DNA includes these proteins:
- a CDS encoding AbfB domain-containing protein, whose protein sequence is MGKKRPGRLGRAVVTATAASLLIGLGAPLASAATPLPVPPVEALTEAPAGPAVTAPPEATPEEKVNAVRSLGLDIDNSWLVLRDRDFVFKIFDTADALRFPLVKEGALQAYRDGDTASTLFIRSGVTDLAGRDRDNYARGQVERDQARRLKQSAAALLAMPVTDQQLDLGYRDFIYELWHFVTGYPKVKAAALEAFDAPEADQKIFLASGLLAAKRQDQVDAANADKDRTEAEKARLAARAARQDAATVVGLQTTDVMLDLADDFFIRKLLEKAVTGSQVAVAGQAALNSANPADWKAYIATGIYTARDRDVTIENEKKAAENRRVVREIKARAENGGLRPRLVAAAAAALAGSDRDVETFLQTGQDAVPTQSLESTTPGVRGSYVTSNGGNTYIVWGDPGTQSTSKLTGATWKIKDGLADPNCFSLESTQSEGSYLRADGDIVKLAASDGGTPFKNDATWCSSPGKSGTGVSLESYSHRGHFLRHWGGQVYAATSADDVSYNTSRLFPEDTTWSVVDPDPEVTTPISSRWKNDDTLRATLGAPAAPEVYDAFNGGVRYRDYANGRMYWSSAAGAHAVTGAALEKYKSVGEYRWQLPTTDTTPTPNVTGSFTHVQNGGSIYWSPATGAHLVYGAIRVRWAQLDWERSYLGFPTSDEVQAGALRRGTFQHGNIDHDPATGQTRDYRV, encoded by the coding sequence ATGGGCAAGAAGAGACCCGGCCGGCTGGGCCGGGCGGTGGTCACCGCCACCGCGGCCAGCCTGCTCATCGGGTTGGGGGCGCCGCTGGCGTCGGCCGCGACCCCGCTGCCGGTGCCGCCGGTGGAGGCGTTGACGGAGGCGCCCGCCGGCCCGGCCGTGACCGCTCCTCCGGAGGCCACTCCGGAGGAGAAGGTCAACGCGGTCCGGTCGCTCGGGCTGGACATCGACAACAGTTGGCTCGTGTTGCGTGACCGTGACTTCGTTTTCAAGATCTTCGACACCGCCGACGCGCTGCGTTTCCCGTTGGTCAAGGAGGGTGCGCTTCAGGCGTACCGCGACGGTGACACCGCTTCGACGCTGTTCATCCGGTCCGGGGTCACGGACCTCGCCGGGCGCGATCGTGACAACTACGCGCGCGGGCAGGTGGAACGCGATCAGGCCCGGCGGCTGAAGCAGAGCGCGGCCGCGCTCCTTGCCATGCCGGTCACCGACCAGCAGCTCGACCTCGGCTATCGCGACTTCATCTACGAGCTGTGGCACTTCGTCACCGGCTACCCGAAGGTGAAGGCCGCCGCGCTGGAGGCGTTCGATGCGCCCGAGGCCGACCAGAAGATTTTCCTTGCCAGCGGCCTGCTCGCCGCCAAGCGGCAGGACCAGGTGGACGCGGCCAACGCCGACAAGGACCGCACCGAGGCGGAGAAGGCGCGGCTCGCCGCCCGGGCCGCGCGGCAGGACGCGGCCACCGTCGTCGGCCTGCAGACCACCGACGTGATGCTCGACCTCGCCGACGACTTCTTCATCCGCAAGCTGCTGGAGAAGGCCGTCACCGGGTCGCAGGTGGCCGTCGCCGGCCAGGCCGCGCTGAACAGCGCGAACCCGGCGGACTGGAAGGCCTACATCGCCACCGGCATCTACACCGCGCGCGACCGCGATGTCACGATCGAGAACGAGAAGAAGGCCGCGGAGAACCGGCGGGTCGTGCGGGAGATCAAGGCCCGCGCCGAGAACGGCGGTCTGCGGCCCCGCCTGGTCGCGGCCGCCGCGGCGGCCCTCGCCGGTTCCGACCGGGACGTCGAGACCTTCCTGCAGACCGGCCAGGACGCCGTGCCGACGCAGTCGCTCGAATCGACCACGCCGGGCGTCCGCGGCTCGTACGTCACCAGCAACGGCGGCAACACCTACATCGTCTGGGGCGACCCCGGCACCCAGAGCACCTCGAAGCTGACCGGCGCCACCTGGAAGATCAAGGACGGCCTGGCCGACCCGAACTGCTTCTCGCTGGAGTCCACCCAGTCCGAGGGCAGCTACCTGCGCGCCGACGGCGACATCGTGAAGCTCGCCGCCAGCGACGGCGGCACCCCGTTCAAGAACGACGCCACCTGGTGCTCCAGCCCCGGCAAGTCGGGCACCGGCGTTTCGCTGGAGTCCTATTCGCACCGCGGCCACTTCCTGCGCCACTGGGGCGGCCAGGTCTACGCCGCCACCAGCGCCGACGACGTCAGCTACAACACCAGCCGGCTGTTCCCCGAGGACACCACCTGGTCCGTCGTCGACCCGGACCCGGAGGTGACCACGCCGATCTCCTCACGCTGGAAGAACGACGACACCCTCCGGGCCACCCTGGGTGCCCCAGCCGCGCCCGAGGTGTACGACGCCTTCAACGGCGGCGTCCGTTACCGCGACTACGCCAACGGCCGGATGTACTGGAGTTCCGCGGCCGGTGCGCACGCGGTCACCGGTGCGGCGCTGGAGAAGTACAAGAGCGTCGGCGAGTACCGCTGGCAACTGCCGACAACCGACACCACGCCCACGCCGAACGTCACGGGCAGCTTCACCCACGTACAGAACGGCGGCTCGATCTACTGGTCGCCCGCCACCGGCGCGCACCTGGTCTACGGCGCGATCCGCGTTCGCTGGGCGCAGCTCGACTGGGAGCGGTCCTACCTCGGCTTCCCCACCTCGGACGAAGTCCAGGCCGGTGCCCTGCGCCGCGGCACCTTCCAGCACGGCAACATCGACCACGACCCGGCGACTGGCCAGACCCGGGACTATCGGGTCTGA
- a CDS encoding polymorphic toxin-type HINT domain-containing protein — protein MVFLAFAVFAGLVQPIAALAVPVRPAAAADAPGDSPARPMPPDPHQEWDGSSGVPDWGDPRLRQIVVDNAELAEDQEVRDAAAAALAAGTNAAVMDFLNRGNAEAKARAQARKDEVARAELAQVQALRGTGGPYLRAEVERVLAGSASDRRLFLAYGKDIANQRDADTVKGAQDVRDRDRARVQMLVGAVGPAVQRAAQSALDSGDAAIAEFLKTGYLAAAKVDADAREQQIKDEEARTKAAEELSDLARKAARAAQARRDLLVAHGNGVRALEKSSNALISAGNEARKAAQILAANTAGGQHPADAFDRQKEEVTRQLGYARQAATEAQRAADSAQVQAGVLVETGLTYGTQWAQMATGMADAAQAAASASETAQHAIDATAFTDQARDAQEKAQRHAEEAHQWRLHAEEHAKAAAQIAEAARVQAEAAKDAAARTKSARQAAEAAEAQAWAAAERTRTARVTAEREAANAAAARATAERERAAAAAARTRADQQAAVAHSARAEADRQAGIASAARGIADGANGRAADAEGRARGEEKNAADARDRAYQAERDQRAAEARAAATDAMAAAARGGQYAKPAQDAADEARGAAVTARGAAGAARGAANTATGAAAGARAAATEAGAHAARSRAAAQQAAAAAARANAAANQAEAEAAATHAARLKADSAASDATFSEAQAAEAARNAVSLAERAASEAVQAVRSAERTKAEADAAAAESVSAATQAGLAVQASVAARSSAQAITDPANTAITVVAPFSGGDVDADFVLLVANQAKAVGAEQAAAAQQRATEALEAARLAQEAADRAAGEVKPAFDASAAAARSSAAAAKSAAEAQQAAADAAVDGAAARAAASRAAQADAQAHEDAVKARMAANAASNDAAIAGKAASSAEHEAAAARAAAGRAESDAAAARGAASRAESDASAAETAAAEAQTHADNTAEAARNAMQSAVDAGHAADRAEQAERDRQAAERAKQAAGSGTADPGISDEEEEMILYSEGGDELVQQYKDALGAANKGIVDFIKENGADVLLELIGVKDAQRCFGEGDIVSCLWTVVNVGSLLALVAKIPQVGAAIVKIGGGVTKFLETSAAGTKILEKTRDLLEKLRVICNCFPAGTMVATASGEKPIEHIKVGDRVWARDLATGHSQLRGVVGLFNKHADELLTITVGATTLEVTPQHPFWVVGRGWVTAGDLRLGERLQSLRADQPVIASITRRDVQTTVYNFEVEGDHNYYITDAQLLVHNCSVNQMNQKIYKGSAPSGVVRVDKPKIPNEQTHVHFSDKTALNKDGTWKHDGDAEGPGKLTNAQKKWLKECGWKIPPDA, from the coding sequence GTGGTCTTCCTCGCGTTCGCGGTGTTCGCGGGGCTGGTCCAGCCCATCGCGGCACTCGCGGTGCCGGTCCGGCCCGCCGCTGCGGCTGACGCGCCGGGTGACAGTCCGGCCCGGCCGATGCCGCCCGATCCGCACCAGGAGTGGGATGGGTCTTCGGGGGTGCCGGATTGGGGTGACCCGCGGTTGCGTCAGATCGTGGTGGACAACGCCGAGCTGGCTGAGGACCAGGAGGTTCGCGACGCCGCGGCGGCGGCGCTCGCGGCCGGCACCAATGCGGCCGTCATGGACTTCCTCAACCGAGGGAACGCCGAGGCGAAGGCGCGGGCCCAGGCCCGTAAGGACGAGGTCGCGCGGGCGGAGCTGGCGCAGGTGCAGGCGTTGCGCGGCACCGGTGGCCCGTATCTCAGGGCCGAGGTCGAGCGGGTGCTCGCGGGAAGTGCGTCGGACCGGAGGCTGTTCCTGGCTTACGGGAAGGACATCGCGAACCAGCGTGACGCCGACACGGTCAAGGGCGCGCAGGACGTACGTGACCGTGACCGCGCCCGGGTGCAGATGCTTGTCGGGGCGGTGGGTCCCGCGGTGCAGCGCGCCGCGCAGTCCGCTTTGGACAGTGGCGACGCGGCTATTGCCGAGTTCCTCAAGACCGGGTACCTGGCGGCGGCGAAGGTCGACGCGGACGCGCGGGAACAGCAGATCAAGGACGAGGAGGCCCGCACCAAGGCCGCCGAGGAACTCTCGGACCTCGCGCGCAAGGCCGCCCGGGCCGCCCAGGCCCGCCGCGATCTTCTGGTGGCGCACGGGAACGGTGTGCGAGCGCTGGAGAAGTCGTCGAACGCGCTGATCTCGGCGGGGAACGAGGCCCGCAAGGCCGCGCAGATCCTGGCCGCGAACACCGCGGGCGGTCAGCACCCGGCGGACGCGTTCGACCGGCAGAAGGAGGAGGTCACCCGCCAGCTCGGCTATGCCCGGCAGGCGGCGACAGAGGCGCAGCGGGCGGCTGATTCCGCCCAGGTTCAGGCCGGAGTGCTGGTCGAGACCGGGCTGACCTACGGCACCCAGTGGGCGCAGATGGCCACCGGCATGGCGGACGCCGCCCAGGCCGCGGCGAGTGCGTCGGAGACCGCGCAGCACGCGATCGACGCGACCGCGTTCACCGATCAGGCCCGTGACGCGCAGGAGAAGGCGCAGCGGCACGCGGAAGAAGCGCACCAGTGGCGTCTGCACGCCGAAGAGCACGCGAAGGCGGCGGCGCAGATCGCTGAGGCCGCGCGGGTGCAGGCGGAGGCGGCCAAGGACGCGGCGGCGCGGACGAAATCGGCACGTCAAGCCGCGGAGGCGGCCGAGGCGCAGGCGTGGGCGGCGGCCGAGCGGACGCGCACCGCGCGAGTCACCGCGGAGCGCGAGGCCGCCAATGCGGCGGCGGCGCGGGCGACGGCCGAACGCGAGCGCGCGGCCGCTGCGGCCGCCCGGACGCGGGCCGATCAGCAGGCCGCGGTCGCGCACTCGGCGCGGGCGGAGGCGGACCGGCAGGCCGGGATCGCGTCGGCGGCCCGGGGTATCGCCGATGGTGCGAACGGGCGGGCGGCGGACGCGGAAGGCCGCGCGCGTGGCGAGGAGAAGAACGCGGCGGACGCGCGGGACCGGGCGTACCAGGCTGAACGCGATCAGCGCGCGGCCGAGGCCCGCGCGGCGGCGACGGACGCGATGGCCGCGGCGGCGCGCGGTGGGCAGTACGCGAAGCCGGCGCAGGACGCGGCGGATGAGGCTCGTGGCGCGGCGGTGACCGCTCGTGGCGCGGCGGGGGCGGCGCGGGGTGCGGCGAACACCGCGACCGGTGCGGCGGCCGGTGCCCGTGCGGCGGCGACCGAGGCTGGTGCGCACGCGGCCCGGTCCCGGGCCGCGGCCCAGCAGGCGGCCGCTGCGGCGGCGCGGGCGAACGCGGCGGCGAACCAGGCCGAGGCCGAAGCGGCCGCGACCCATGCGGCGCGGTTGAAGGCCGATTCGGCGGCGTCGGATGCGACCTTCTCGGAGGCGCAGGCGGCCGAGGCCGCGCGTAACGCCGTGTCGCTGGCGGAGCGGGCCGCGTCGGAAGCGGTGCAGGCGGTCCGGTCGGCGGAGCGGACCAAGGCCGAGGCGGACGCGGCGGCGGCCGAGTCAGTGTCGGCGGCCACCCAGGCCGGGTTGGCGGTGCAGGCCTCGGTCGCGGCCAGGTCCTCGGCGCAGGCGATCACCGATCCGGCGAACACCGCGATCACGGTCGTCGCACCGTTCAGCGGCGGGGACGTCGACGCCGACTTCGTGTTGCTGGTGGCGAACCAGGCCAAGGCCGTCGGCGCGGAGCAGGCCGCGGCCGCGCAGCAGCGCGCGACCGAGGCTCTCGAGGCGGCGCGGTTGGCGCAGGAGGCCGCTGATCGGGCGGCGGGCGAGGTGAAGCCGGCGTTCGACGCTTCGGCTGCTGCGGCTCGTTCGTCTGCTGCCGCGGCGAAGTCGGCCGCGGAAGCGCAGCAGGCGGCGGCGGACGCGGCCGTCGATGGTGCCGCGGCTCGCGCGGCCGCGTCACGGGCGGCGCAGGCCGACGCACAGGCGCACGAGGACGCGGTCAAGGCGCGCATGGCAGCGAACGCGGCGAGCAACGACGCGGCGATCGCTGGTAAGGCGGCGTCGTCGGCGGAACATGAAGCCGCCGCGGCCCGCGCTGCGGCAGGCCGGGCCGAATCCGACGCGGCGGCGGCGCGGGGTGCGGCGAGCCGGGCGGAATCCGACGCGTCCGCCGCGGAAACGGCGGCGGCGGAAGCCCAGACCCACGCGGACAACACTGCCGAGGCCGCCCGCAATGCCATGCAGAGCGCGGTCGACGCCGGCCACGCAGCCGACCGCGCCGAACAAGCCGAACGTGACCGCCAAGCCGCCGAACGGGCCAAGCAGGCGGCTGGTTCCGGGACAGCTGATCCCGGGATCAGTGACGAAGAAGAGGAGATGATCCTCTATTCGGAGGGTGGCGACGAACTTGTCCAGCAGTACAAGGACGCACTGGGCGCGGCGAACAAGGGGATCGTCGACTTCATCAAGGAGAACGGCGCGGACGTCCTTCTGGAGCTCATCGGCGTCAAGGACGCCCAGCGTTGCTTCGGCGAAGGCGACATAGTCAGTTGCTTGTGGACGGTGGTGAACGTCGGATCACTGCTCGCATTGGTCGCGAAGATTCCGCAGGTCGGCGCGGCGATAGTCAAGATCGGTGGCGGGGTCACCAAGTTCCTTGAGACGTCAGCGGCAGGTACCAAGATTCTCGAGAAAACGCGAGATCTACTCGAGAAGTTGCGGGTCATCTGCAACTGTTTCCCTGCTGGGACGATGGTGGCGACAGCATCTGGCGAGAAACCGATCGAACATATCAAGGTGGGAGACCGGGTCTGGGCGAGAGATCTTGCCACCGGGCATTCGCAGCTGCGTGGTGTCGTGGGCTTGTTCAACAAGCATGCCGACGAACTGTTGACGATCACCGTCGGTGCGACCACCCTCGAGGTCACTCCGCAACACCCCTTCTGGGTGGTCGGCCGTGGCTGGGTCACTGCCGGTGACCTGCGGCTGGGGGAACGTCTCCAGTCTCTGAGGGCCGATCAGCCGGTGATCGCGTCGATCACCCGGCGTGACGTGCAGACCACGGTCTACAATTTCGAGGTCGAAGGTGACCACAACTACTACATCACCGATGCCCAGCTTCTGGTACACAACTGCTCGGTCAACCAGATGAACCAGAAAATCTATAAAGGTAGCGCGCCGAGCGGCGTCGTCCGGGTGGACAAGCCAAAGATCCCTAATGAGCAGACCCACGTCCACTTCTCCGACAAAACCGCACTGAACAAGGATGGGACGTGGAAGCATGATGGTGATGCTGAAGGTCCCGGAAAGCTGACGAACGCGCAGAAGAAATGGCTGAAGGAGTGTGGATGGAAAATTCCGCCGGACGCGTAA
- a CDS encoding MarR family winged helix-turn-helix transcriptional regulator — protein MSHPQAKVHRMFEFVEAIGTLAFSEMPNEEFLALGMRNYWDGYFAGRAAPLGLAPAEVVHAVFYNFADGEVARHIPWVWGKTTPAEAIAVRERGSAAALRQLIGDLADSPGLVRVADLATRAAVSAPIEGRVLYAGLRALDVPEEPVARIWHAATLLREHRGDGHNAALVAHGIGGTEAHVLFALALGMRAEEFGRVQHLPKAQLAAVVDGLRGRGLVDAAGGFTAAGRETRERIEALTDELAAPAYDVLSADELDELITGLEPIAAAASTVDD, from the coding sequence ATGTCGCACCCACAGGCCAAGGTCCACCGTATGTTCGAGTTCGTCGAGGCGATCGGCACCCTCGCCTTCTCCGAGATGCCGAACGAGGAGTTCCTGGCCCTCGGCATGCGTAACTACTGGGACGGATACTTCGCGGGCCGGGCGGCGCCGCTGGGGCTGGCACCGGCCGAGGTGGTGCACGCGGTCTTCTACAACTTCGCCGACGGCGAGGTGGCGCGCCACATCCCGTGGGTCTGGGGGAAGACCACCCCGGCGGAGGCGATCGCCGTGCGCGAGCGGGGTAGCGCCGCCGCGCTGCGGCAGCTGATCGGGGACCTCGCCGATTCCCCCGGCCTGGTGCGGGTCGCCGACCTCGCCACCCGGGCAGCGGTCAGCGCGCCGATCGAGGGCCGGGTGCTGTACGCCGGGCTCCGGGCGCTCGACGTGCCCGAGGAGCCGGTGGCCAGGATCTGGCACGCGGCGACGCTTCTGCGAGAGCACCGCGGGGACGGCCACAACGCCGCCCTCGTCGCCCACGGCATCGGCGGCACCGAGGCTCACGTCCTCTTCGCGCTCGCCCTCGGAATGCGGGCGGAGGAGTTCGGCCGGGTCCAGCACTTGCCCAAGGCACAGCTGGCTGCTGTCGTCGACGGGCTGCGTGGCCGCGGCCTCGTCGACGCCGCCGGCGGGTTCACCGCCGCCGGCCGCGAGACCAGGGAGCGGATCGAGGCCCTCACCGACGAACTGGCGGCGCCGGCGTACGACGTGCTCAGCGCGGACGAACTCGACGAGCTGATCACGGGGCTCGAGCCGATCGCCGCCGCGGCATCGACCGTCGACGACTGA